A single Oncorhynchus kisutch isolate 150728-3 linkage group LG19, Okis_V2, whole genome shotgun sequence DNA region contains:
- the LOC109910155 gene encoding neuronal acetylcholine receptor subunit alpha-3: protein MSSSRKVTVLLMLVVLTVQGCLSSKGEDRLFRKLFRRYNQFIRPVENVSDPVTVEFEVSISQLVKVDEVNQIMETNLWLRHVWNDYKLKWFPVEYDGLEFIRVPSNKIWRPDIVLYNNAVGDFLVEDKTKALLKFDGTITWIPPAIFKSSCPMDITYFPFDYQNCSMKFGSWTYDKAKIDLVLIGSKVNLKDFWESGEWEIIDAPGYKHDIKYNCCEEIYPDITYSFYIRRLPLFYTINLIIPCLLISFLTVLVFYLPSDCGEKVTLCISVLLSLTVFLLVITETIPSTSLVIPLIGEYLLFTMIFVTLSIVITVFVLNVHYRTPMTHTMPAWVRSVFLGLLPKVMLMRRPVDQGCPSSVGSGRGDGTGGGSIGGVGGARGTGKKRKNSIGGRIGGGIGGGCVQVDGGAVAAERGQVGAMNCVEYGEVQNKPKFPCKGKEVPIPTVPPVVPPPAPSEPDLPKLPRALNAPPNINAVVAFSVVSPEIKQAIESVKYIAENMRTRNKAKEVEDDWKYVAMVIDRIFLWVFVTVCITGTLGLFLQPLIGFFT, encoded by the exons gtTGTTTGTCATCCAAGGGGGAGGACAGGCTGTTCAGGAAGCTATTCAGGAGATACAACCagttcatcagaccagtggagaATGTCTCTGACCCTGTTACCGTGGAGTTTGAGGTCTCCATATCCCAGCTGGTCAAAGTG GATGAAGTCAATCAGATTATGGAGACCAATCTTTGGCTGAGACAT GTCTGGAATGACTACAAGCTGAAATGGTTTCCCGTTGAGTATGACGGACTTGAGTTCATTCGTGTGCCCTCCAATAAGATATGGAGGCCGGACATCGTCCTCTACAACAA TGCTGTGGGAGATTTCCTGGTTGAGGACAAAACCAAAGCTCTGCTGAAGTTTGATGGCACCATCACCTGGATCCCCCCCGCCATCTTTAAATCATCCTGCCCCATGGATATCACCTACTTCCCCTTTGACTACCAGAACTGCTCCATGAAGTTTGGCTCCTGGACCTACGACAAGGCCAAGATCGACCTGGTGCTAATAGGGTCAAAG GTGAACCTCAAAGACTTCTGGGAGAGCGGCGAGTGGGAGATCATCGATGCCCCGGGCTACAAACACGACATCAAGTACAACTGCTGTGAGGAGATCTACCCAGACATCACCTACTCCTTCTACATCAGACGCCTCCCTCTCTTCTACACCATCAACCTCATCATCccctgtctcctcatctccttcctcACCGTCCTCGTCTTCTACCTCCCCTCTGACTGTGGAGAGAAGGTgaccctctgtatctctgtcctcctgtccctcaCTGTGTTCCTCCTGGTCATCACTGAGACCATCCCGTCTACGTCTCTGGTCATCCCTCTCATCGGGGAGTACCTCCTCTTCACCATGATCTTCGTCACCCTCTCCATCGTCATCACCGTGTTCGTGCTGAACGTCCACTACCGTACGCCCATGACTCACACCATGCCGGCCTGGGTCCGGTCTGTGTTCCTGGGGTTGCTGCCCAAGGTGATGCTCATGAGGAGGCCTGTAGACCAGGGCTGCCCCTCCTCTGtggggagtgggagaggagatggaACAGGAGGGGGGAGTATTGGAGGTGTGGGAGGAGCGAGGGGAACGGGGAAGAAGAGGAAAAACAGTATTGGAGGACGAATAgggggagggatagggggagggTGTGTGCAGGTGGACGGGGGTGCGGTCGCAGCCGAAAGGGGGCAGGTGGGGGCGATGAACTGTGTGGAGTACGGTGAAGTGCAAAACAAGCCAAAGTTCCCCTGTAAGGGGAAAGAGGTGCCCATCCCCACCGTTCCCCCGGTGGTTCCCCCTCCTGCCCCTTCTGAGCCGGACCTACCCAAACTGCCCCGAGCTCTCAACGCCCCGCCCAACATCAACGCAGTGGTGGCCTTCTCCGTGGTGTCACCAGAAATCAAACAAGCCATCGAGAGTGTCAAGTACATCGCTGAGAACATGAGGACACGCAACAAGGCCAAAGAG gTGGAGGATGACTGGAAGTACGTAGCCATGGTGATTGACAGGATCTTCCTGTGGGTGTTTGTGACGGTGTGTATCACTGGAACTCTGGGACTGTTCCTACAGCCTCTCATCGGCTTCTTCACATGA